The Sorangiineae bacterium MSr11954 DNA segment CCGGGAGCGTCTTTTTCAGCTCCTCGATGCGGGTCTTGATCGCGTCGGCCACCTTGACGGTGTTGGAGCCCGACTGCTTGCGCACTTGGAGCGTGACCGTGCGCTTTCCATCGAGCTGCGCCGCCGTCTCCCGCTCCTCGGCGCCGTCCTCCACCCGCGCCACGTCCTTCACCCGAATCGAGTGTCCGGCGGCTTGCCGCACCACCAGCTCGCCGATCTCCTCCGGCCGGCCGACCCGGCCGTGGATGCGCAAGGTGAGCTGCTCGGGCCCCGTGTCGACCCGGCCGCCCGGCGTGGTCAGGTTTTGCTTGGAGATCGCCTTCTCCACGTCGATGGCGGTGACCCCCGCCCCGCGCAGCGCGATGGGGTCGATCCACACGTTCACCTGGCGCTCTTGCCCGCCGACGACCTGCACCTGCCCGACCCCGTCGATGGTCTCGAGCAAACGGCGGATGCGCTTGTCCGCGTACTCCGTGATCTCTTGGATCGGGTGCCCCGGCGCGTTGAGCGCGAGGTACACGATGGGCGAGACGTCCGGATCGAGCTTTTGCACGGTGGGCTGCTCGATGTCCTTCGGCAGATCCGGCAAGATCGTGTTCAGTCGATCGCGCACCTCTTGGGCGGCGATATCGGCATCTTTCTCGAGGATGAACGTGATGTTCACCTGCGAGACGCCCTCGGTGGTGATGGACCCGAGCTCATCGATCCCGCTGACGGTGTTGACCGCCTCCTCGATCTTCTCGGTGATCTCCGTCTCGACGTCCTCCGGGGCGGCGCCCGGCAGACGGGTGGTGACGGTGACGATGGGCAGGTCGACCTTGGGGAAGCGGTCGACGCCCAGCTGCAGGTAGCCGAACAGGCCCACCACGCAGATGACCAGGATCAAGACCGTGGCGAAGATGGGCCTTCGAACGCAAATCGCAGCGAGCCATTGCATGGGTGCCTACTTCTCCGATTCGCTCGCCACGCGAAGGCCGTCGCGCATGTCCGGGCCGGGCTCGGCGATCACGCTGTCACCTCGATTGATGCCGCTCACGACGGCGATGGCGCCGTCTTTTTCCTCGCCGAGCTGCACCAGCCGCTCGTTGCTCCGCCCCTCGACCACGACAAAAATCCGCGCGGTGGCGCCCTCGCGGCGGAGCGCTTGCACCGGCACCGTGGGAACGGGGTGCTCGCTGAGCAGGAGCTTCGCGGTCGCAAACATGCCCGGACGAAGCTTGCCCGTCGCCGCCTTCGCGCCGTCTGCTTTGTTCGTCTTGTCTGCTTTGTCTGCTTTGTCGGCCGGCGCGGGAGGGTTGGGCACCAGGGCCTCCACCACCAGATCGCGGCTGGACTCGCGGATGTTCGGGCTCACATACTTCACGGTGCCGGAGAACGTCTCGTTCCCGAACGCGGTGACGTGGAAGGTGAGGGTCATCCCCTCGTGGATCACGCCGGCCTGCGCCTCCGGCACCGTGAGCTCGAGCCGCAGGGGATCGGGTGCATAAATCGAGGCGACCTTGGTGCTCGACTGCACGTACTGCCCGACATTCACGAAGCGCTCGCCGATCACCCCGTCGAAGGGGGCGCGGATGTTGCTGTCGCCCACCAGCTTGCGCGCGTTCTGTTGCTGGGCCTCGGCCGCGGCCAGAGACCACTGGGTCGACGAGCACTCGGTGGTGGTGCGGTCGTACTCCGCGCGGGAGATGGCGCCCGTTTCGAGCAGGTGCTTGACCCGATCGCACTCGCGCTGCGCCTGCTCCAGGTTGGATTTGACGAGGTTCGATTGGGCCTCGGCCGCGCTCACGCTGATGACCGCGGCGCGCGCGTCGAGGCGGGCGAGCGAGTCCCCCTTCCTTACGAGCTGGCCGCGCTCTACGAATGTGGCGACCACTTTGCCCGCGGCGTCGGCCGCAATGTCCGACTCTTGATTGGCCCGGAGTGTGCCTATGAGCGTGAGGTATTCCGGCATCGGCCGCTCGGTGACCTGAGCCACCTTCGCGTGAACGACCGGATCTTCTTTGGTGTGGGACGACGATTCCGACTTGTCCGACTTCGCTTCGGCGCCCCGGCATCCGGCGCTGCCGAGACCGAGCCCGATCCCGATAACAACGATACCGATACCCGGGAGGGCGGTGAGAGCCGTCAGGCCAAGCGCGGAAAACCAGGGAGAAAATAGCGTGGAGCGCATGTGGGATTGTGGGTTAACTAACTAGGTGGTTACATAGCGTCAAGCGTGACCAAGTCCAATCATCAAAGGGTTAAGAAGTATAAAGAGCCGACTCCCGCGACGTCGCGACGGGACCCGGAGCGCTCGCGCGCGCGCATCCTCGCGGCCGCGATGAAGGAGTTCGCGCTGCGCGGGTTTGCAGGTGCGCGGGTCGATGCGATCGCGCGGCGCGCGCGCATCAACAAGCGGATGCTCTACCACTACTTCGGAAACAAACAGGAGCTGTTCGAGGCCACCATCATGGCCATCCAGGCCGACAAGGAGGAACTGATCAACACCGGGCCGCGCGACATCGCGGACTTGCTCGCCTACATCCATGCAAACGTCGGTGGGAAGCGCGACTGGATGCGCATGATGCAGTGGGAGGCGCTCACCTATGGGGACCGCGAGGTGCCGGCCGAGGCGATGCGCGCGGAGCTCTTCAAGCCGTCCCTGGAGCGCATCCGCGGTTTTCAGCGGGAACACGGGATTCTCGGCAAAGAGACCCCCGAGCTCGCTTTGCTCATTTTGATCGCGCTGGCAAGCTATCCTTGGCTGATGCCCCAGGTTGCACGGATGCTCACCGGCCATGGCCCAACCGAGCCGCAATTTCGCCGCATTTACGCGGCGCTCCTGCGACGGATGGTCGGTTACCTAACGCGCCCGTGATATAGCGGTAGGCCCGAGTAGCAGCCGCCAAAGGGCCAAGGTCCCGAATGTCCGAACGTCCCCCCCCCGACCCCGATACACCGTTCGCTCGTTTTGCCGCCCTCGTGCGCCGCGAGCTCGGGGCGGAGGATGTACGCCTCATTAAAGATGCCGAGCCGCAGAGCCCGGCGGCCAATGTCCTCTATGCCCGCCTCCTCGATGGAACCCGGCTGGCCGTCACCTTCGCCCGGGCGCCGGAGAACCCCGCGGCGTTGCGGCGGCGGCTGGGGATGCTGGTCGGCAGCTTTACGCAGACCGCGGGGGGCACCGAGGATCCCCGGCTGCACGGGCGCATTTCCATCTCGCGCTCGCTTCGTGAGGAGCTTCGGGCGCTGGCCACGCGCACCCAGGCGGTCGAGGCGTTGGTGCTCGACGCGCACTCACC contains these protein-coding regions:
- a CDS encoding efflux RND transporter periplasmic adaptor subunit, giving the protein MPEYLTLIGTLRANQESDIAADAAGKVVATFVERGQLVRKGDSLARLDARAAVISVSAAEAQSNLVKSNLEQAQRECDRVKHLLETGAISRAEYDRTTTECSSTQWSLAAAEAQQQNARKLVGDSNIRAPFDGVIGERFVNVGQYVQSSTKVASIYAPDPLRLELTVPEAQAGVIHEGMTLTFHVTAFGNETFSGTVKYVSPNIRESSRDLVVEALVPNPPAPADKADKADKTNKADGAKAATGKLRPGMFATAKLLLSEHPVPTVPVQALRREGATARIFVVVEGRSNERLVQLGEEKDGAIAVVSGINRGDSVIAEPGPDMRDGLRVASESEK
- a CDS encoding TetR/AcrR family transcriptional regulator, with the translated sequence MKEFALRGFAGARVDAIARRARINKRMLYHYFGNKQELFEATIMAIQADKEELINTGPRDIADLLAYIHANVGGKRDWMRMMQWEALTYGDREVPAEAMRAELFKPSLERIRGFQREHGILGKETPELALLILIALASYPWLMPQVARMLTGHGPTEPQFRRIYAALLRRMVGYLTRP